One Pseudomonas fluorescens genomic region harbors:
- a CDS encoding vWA domain-containing protein: MWQLEYPWLLLLLPLAWLAYRYLPVYSEARSAVRVPFFAAMSRAVGEAPSQAGSRRNVWQLLLNLLVWALILLAAARPVFIEKPILRQQPVRDLMLAIDISQSMETEDFSDANGDKINRLAAVKDVVQGFIDKRKDDRIGLIVFGSGAYPQAPLTLDHASLSLLLADTGIGMAGPNTAIGDAIGLSLKLLDQAHEQEKVLILLTDGNDTSSAITPDHAAEMAANKGVIIHTIGIGDPSASGEAKVNLSGLEQIARATGGQFFRAEDRTALDRVYSTLDQLTPHQVQTLSHQPQRELFHWPLGAALVLLALYQLGALLRPRLSLARQRQEV; the protein is encoded by the coding sequence CTATCGATACCTGCCCGTCTACAGCGAGGCGCGCAGCGCGGTGCGGGTGCCTTTTTTCGCCGCCATGAGCCGCGCTGTCGGCGAGGCGCCGAGTCAGGCCGGCAGTCGCCGCAATGTCTGGCAGTTACTCCTGAACCTGCTGGTCTGGGCACTGATTCTGTTGGCTGCGGCGCGCCCGGTGTTCATCGAAAAACCAATCCTGCGGCAGCAACCGGTGCGCGATCTGATGCTCGCCATCGACATCTCGCAATCGATGGAAACCGAAGACTTCAGCGACGCCAACGGAGACAAGATCAATCGTCTCGCCGCCGTTAAAGACGTCGTCCAAGGTTTCATCGACAAACGCAAGGACGACCGGATCGGTCTGATCGTGTTCGGCAGCGGCGCTTACCCGCAGGCGCCATTGACCCTCGACCACGCCAGCCTGTCGCTGCTGCTGGCTGACACGGGTATCGGCATGGCCGGCCCCAATACTGCGATCGGCGATGCCATCGGCTTGAGCCTGAAACTGCTCGATCAGGCCCACGAACAGGAAAAAGTCCTGATCCTGCTCACCGACGGCAACGACACCAGTAGCGCGATCACCCCGGATCACGCCGCCGAGATGGCCGCCAACAAGGGCGTGATCATTCACACCATCGGCATCGGTGATCCGAGCGCATCCGGTGAAGCCAAGGTCAATCTGTCGGGGCTCGAACAGATCGCCCGTGCCACCGGTGGCCAGTTTTTCCGCGCCGAAGACCGCACGGCACTGGATCGGGTTTACAGCACGCTCGATCAGCTCACGCCGCATCAGGTGCAAACCCTCAGTCATCAACCGCAGCGTGAACTGTTCCATTGGCCGCTGGGCGCAGCACTGGTGTTGCTGGCGCTGTATCAGCTTGGCGCCCTGCTGCGCCCTCGCCTGTCACTCGCACGCCAGCGACAGGAGGTTTGA
- a CDS encoding VWA domain-containing protein codes for MDINLSDFHFLRPAWLLVALAAALLPLLWRRSRDLQRRLRGNIAAHLLPHLLITPQDHQRLRPVHLLCAVLILGAVAAAGPTWEQDRPDFLENRAPLILAVDLSPSMDASDVQPTRLEAAKHKIHALIQRRAGARTALIAYAGSAHLVLPPTDDPALLDTFIQALGTGLIDKPGKDVGAVIEQAKRLLSAEKTPGSLLLITDGADTAQLDGLDEHLRGSPLQVLVLAVGNEDGGIIRDSGGQPRSDANGRPELGSFDQAAIKQLASALDAPLGSLTLNDDDLDWIELHAQQHFQSASAEQRELHWKDAGYWLCWPLLLLALFSVRKGWSVNWMPALALAVGLGWPAAPAQANALTDAFFTRDQQGRWAFEHEHFPQAAALFVDPYWKGVAAYHAADYDLALATFARLDSAQAYFYLGNIYVRRFKFDEAIAAYTQALKLQAQFPEATANLALAQALLKDTESAEKNAPEVKPDEVKFDKAPGKGQSKKVATEQAASDALWLQNLTTSPAKFLRQKFSLQDRQEARP; via the coding sequence ATGGACATCAACCTCAGTGACTTCCACTTCCTGCGCCCGGCCTGGCTTCTGGTGGCGCTGGCCGCTGCGCTGCTGCCGTTGCTCTGGCGCCGCAGTCGCGATCTGCAACGGCGACTGCGCGGCAACATCGCCGCGCATCTGCTGCCACACCTGTTGATCACCCCGCAGGACCACCAGCGCCTGCGCCCGGTGCATCTGCTTTGCGCCGTGCTCATCCTCGGCGCAGTTGCCGCTGCCGGGCCGACCTGGGAACAGGATCGACCGGACTTTCTGGAAAATCGCGCACCGCTGATTCTGGCCGTTGACCTGTCACCATCGATGGATGCCAGCGATGTGCAGCCGACGCGTCTGGAAGCCGCCAAGCACAAGATCCACGCGTTGATTCAGCGCCGGGCCGGCGCGCGCACGGCGTTGATCGCTTATGCCGGCAGCGCGCATCTGGTGCTGCCGCCGACCGATGATCCAGCGCTGCTCGACACTTTCATTCAAGCCTTGGGCACCGGCCTGATCGACAAACCGGGCAAGGACGTCGGCGCGGTGATCGAACAAGCCAAACGCTTGCTGAGCGCTGAAAAAACCCCGGGCAGCCTGCTGCTGATCACCGACGGCGCCGACACCGCACAACTCGATGGCCTCGACGAGCACTTGCGCGGCAGCCCCTTGCAAGTGCTGGTGCTGGCTGTCGGCAACGAAGACGGCGGGATCATTCGCGACAGCGGCGGCCAGCCGCGCAGCGATGCCAACGGTCGTCCGGAACTGGGCAGTTTCGATCAAGCGGCGATCAAACAATTGGCCTCGGCACTGGATGCGCCGCTCGGCAGTCTGACCCTGAACGACGATGATCTGGACTGGATCGAGCTGCACGCCCAACAACACTTCCAGAGTGCCAGCGCCGAGCAGCGTGAACTGCACTGGAAAGATGCCGGTTACTGGCTGTGCTGGCCGCTGCTGTTATTGGCATTGTTCAGCGTGCGCAAAGGCTGGAGCGTCAACTGGATGCCCGCACTCGCATTGGCCGTAGGGCTTGGCTGGCCAGCGGCACCGGCTCAGGCCAACGCGTTGACCGATGCGTTTTTCACCCGTGATCAGCAAGGCCGCTGGGCCTTTGAGCATGAGCATTTTCCGCAAGCGGCCGCACTGTTTGTCGACCCATACTGGAAAGGTGTCGCCGCGTATCACGCAGCCGATTATGACCTTGCGCTCGCGACGTTCGCGCGACTGGACAGCGCACAGGCTTATTTCTATCTGGGCAATATCTACGTGCGCCGCTTCAAGTTCGATGAGGCCATCGCGGCTTACACCCAGGCGTTGAAACTGCAGGCGCAATTCCCCGAAGCGACGGCCAATCTGGCGCTGGCGCAGGCGCTGCTCAAAGACACTGAAAGCGCCGAAAAGAATGCACCGGAGGTCAAACCCGACGAGGTCAAATTCGACAAGGCGCCGGGCAAGGGCCAAAGCAAAAAAGTCGCGACCGAACAAGCGGCGTCCGATGCATTGTGGTTGCAGAACCTGACCACCTCACCGGCGAAGTTTCTCCGGCAGAAGTTCAGCTTGCAGGACAGGCAGGAGGCCCGGCCATGA
- a CDS encoding BatD family protein — translation MNRVLAFASRLAPTVGLRCKRDRCGSEPARERAGSFNTGFGTLLIGLLSLNALAAEPQLKVQAHLQPAEGAMVGGLVELQVDVLTDTWFTSAATLPDLTLDGALVVPPNGQAEHLNQTFDGQSFSGLRYSYLITPNVAQTYAVPALTIRATPGQAAAEITAQTAPVQFSASQPPGFEAGETPLVASGLRFTQNVVHSANPLKVGDSITRQLTLQADGALAMALPVPALGDVAGLSRYLKNPQVSRLDDGRGAVLGGQRIDSVSYRVEKAGTYTLPAIEVKWWDSSAGKTRMAQVPAVSFDAQANTAYQPVFSITEDLKQLGQNRVYFSMRWLAWLGLFLALIVAGYLARPLVARGRQRWQARKRARQLAWEQSADAAWQRVNPQLQQNPAQLTALYLWLRRSRLGLKLVDVGPRLQGLLRGLYGRQPTTEQTLVQLRESLTTLHSLAEQQRDRPAPALRPLNPVHEKDFP, via the coding sequence ATGAACCGAGTTCTGGCCTTCGCGAGCAGGCTCGCTCCCACAGTGGGCCTGCGGTGTAAACGAGACCGGTGTGGGAGCGAGCCTGCTCGCGAAAGGGCCGGATCATTCAACACCGGATTCGGCACCCTGCTGATCGGACTGCTCAGCCTAAATGCCCTGGCCGCCGAGCCGCAGCTTAAAGTCCAGGCCCATCTGCAACCCGCCGAAGGCGCAATGGTCGGGGGTCTGGTCGAACTGCAAGTCGATGTCCTCACCGATACCTGGTTCACCAGCGCTGCCACCCTGCCCGACCTCACACTCGACGGCGCCTTGGTCGTGCCGCCGAACGGCCAGGCCGAGCACCTCAACCAAACCTTCGACGGACAATCCTTCAGCGGTTTGCGCTACAGCTATCTGATCACCCCGAATGTCGCGCAAACCTATGCTGTTCCGGCTCTGACCATCCGCGCCACACCGGGTCAGGCCGCCGCTGAAATCACTGCGCAGACCGCGCCAGTGCAGTTCAGCGCCAGCCAACCGCCGGGCTTCGAAGCCGGAGAAACGCCGTTGGTGGCCAGCGGTTTGCGCTTTACCCAGAACGTGGTCCATTCAGCCAATCCGCTCAAAGTCGGCGACAGCATTACCCGCCAGTTGACCTTGCAGGCCGACGGCGCACTGGCAATGGCCTTGCCCGTGCCAGCGCTGGGCGATGTCGCCGGGCTCAGCCGTTACCTGAAAAACCCGCAGGTCAGCCGCCTCGATGACGGGCGCGGCGCGGTACTCGGTGGGCAACGCATCGACAGCGTCAGCTATCGCGTGGAAAAGGCCGGCACCTACACCCTGCCAGCGATCGAGGTGAAATGGTGGGACTCAAGCGCCGGAAAAACGCGTATGGCCCAAGTTCCGGCCGTGTCGTTCGACGCGCAGGCGAACACCGCTTACCAACCGGTGTTCTCGATTACCGAAGATCTCAAGCAGCTTGGCCAGAATCGTGTGTATTTCTCCATGCGTTGGCTGGCGTGGTTGGGCCTGTTCCTGGCGCTGATTGTCGCTGGTTATCTGGCTCGCCCGCTCGTCGCTCGCGGCCGCCAACGCTGGCAGGCGCGCAAGCGCGCACGGCAATTGGCCTGGGAGCAATCTGCCGACGCTGCGTGGCAACGCGTCAATCCGCAACTGCAGCAAAATCCGGCGCAATTGACGGCGCTGTATCTCTGGCTGCGGCGCAGTCGACTGGGCCTGAAACTGGTGGACGTCGGCCCGCGTTTGCAAGGGCTGCTGCGGGGGCTTTACGGCCGACAACCGACCACTGAGCAAACACTGGTTCAACTGCGCGAATCTTTGACTACGCTTCACAGTCTGGCCGAACAGCAGCGCGATAGACCGGCCCCGGCCCTGCGCCCGCTCAATCCCGTTCACGAGAAGGATTTCCCATGA